A window from Streptomyces subrutilus encodes these proteins:
- a CDS encoding NtaA/DmoA family FMN-dependent monooxygenase (This protein belongs to a clade of FMN-dependent monooxygenases, within a broader family of flavin-dependent oxidoreductases, the luciferase-like monooxygenase (LMM) family, some of whose members use coenzyme F420 rather than FMN.): MSTKPLKQIHLAAHFPGVNNTTVWSDPAAGSHIDFDSFVHFARTAERAKFDFLFLAEGLRLREQGGRIYDLDVVGRPDTFTVLAALAGVTERLGLTGTINSTFNEPYEVARQFASLDHLSEGRAAWNVVTSWDAFTGENFRRGGFLPREERYSRAREFLSTAIELFDSWDGTELAADAGSGAFLRDARAGAFAHRGQHFDIEGRFNVPRSPQGRPVVFQAGDSDEGREFAASGADAIFGRHATLDEGRTFYADVKGRLAAYGRTHDQLKILPAATFVLGDTDAEAHETAHEVRRLQVSGQTAIKYLEHVWNRDLSGYDPDGPLPDVDPEVGENTIALGRASVRQFNDPLATARQWRELAEAKGLSIRELVIATTSRQTFVGTADTVARSIDSLVQADAADGFILVPHITPGGLDVFADTVVPLLQERGVFRSEYEGSTLRDHLGIAVPEAAPPTGRQVAAS; the protein is encoded by the coding sequence ATGAGCACCAAGCCGCTCAAGCAGATCCATCTCGCGGCCCACTTCCCGGGCGTCAACAACACCACCGTCTGGAGCGACCCGGCGGCCGGCAGCCACATCGACTTCGACTCGTTCGTCCACTTCGCGCGGACCGCCGAGCGCGCCAAGTTCGACTTCCTCTTCCTCGCCGAGGGGCTGCGGCTGCGCGAACAGGGCGGACGGATATACGACCTGGACGTCGTGGGACGGCCGGACACCTTCACCGTCCTCGCCGCCCTGGCCGGCGTCACCGAACGGCTCGGCCTGACGGGCACCATCAACTCGACCTTCAACGAGCCCTACGAGGTGGCCCGCCAGTTCGCCTCCCTCGACCACCTCTCCGAGGGCCGCGCCGCCTGGAACGTCGTCACCTCCTGGGACGCCTTCACCGGCGAGAACTTCCGGCGCGGCGGGTTCCTGCCGCGCGAGGAGCGCTACTCCCGGGCCCGCGAGTTCCTGTCCACGGCCATCGAGCTGTTCGACTCCTGGGACGGCACCGAGCTGGCCGCGGACGCCGGATCGGGCGCGTTCCTCCGCGACGCGCGCGCCGGGGCCTTCGCCCACCGGGGGCAGCACTTCGACATCGAGGGCCGGTTCAACGTGCCCCGCAGCCCGCAGGGCCGGCCCGTGGTCTTCCAGGCGGGCGACTCCGACGAGGGCCGGGAGTTCGCCGCCTCCGGCGCCGACGCGATCTTCGGCCGGCACGCGACGCTCGACGAGGGGCGCACGTTCTACGCCGACGTCAAGGGCCGGCTGGCCGCGTACGGCCGCACCCACGACCAGCTGAAGATCCTCCCCGCCGCCACCTTCGTGCTCGGCGACACCGACGCCGAGGCCCACGAGACCGCGCACGAGGTGCGCCGCCTCCAGGTCAGCGGGCAGACGGCGATCAAGTACCTCGAACACGTCTGGAACCGGGACCTGTCCGGCTACGACCCGGACGGCCCGCTGCCCGACGTGGACCCCGAGGTCGGGGAGAACACGATCGCGCTGGGGAGGGCGAGCGTGCGGCAGTTCAACGACCCGCTCGCCACCGCCCGGCAGTGGCGCGAGCTCGCCGAGGCCAAGGGCCTGTCGATCCGCGAGCTGGTCATCGCGACCACCTCCCGCCAGACGTTCGTCGGCACCGCCGACACGGTCGCGCGGTCCATCGACTCCCTGGTGCAGGCGGACGCGGCCGACGGCTTCATCCTCGTCCCCCACATCACCCCCGGCGGCCTGGACGTCTTCGCCGACACGGTCGTCCCGCTGCTCCAGGAACGCGGCGTCTTCCGCTCCGAGTACGAGGGCAGCACCCTGCGCGACCACCTCGGGATCGCCGTGCCGGAGGCCGCACCGCCGACCGGACGACAGGTCGCGGCCTCGTGA